AAACTAGTGAATCATAAAACCTGTTAATTAgtgctggaaaatattttttccccctCACTGTGCCCTTACTCCTATGTAATGTCTTGATAAATTCTGACCTTACTGTTTGGcgtctaagagaaaaaaatcctaaagtcCCTGTTACTCCTTCATGCAAAAATGTTCATTGAAAAAAGTAAGGTTTTCCAGTATTTGAAACGTTTTtctagctgggtgcggtggctcactcccataatccTAGGGCTTTGGGAAGtggggcgggaggattgcttgagcccaggagtttgagatccgcCTGGGCAATAGggggagactcccatctctaccaaaaaagaaaaaaaaaaaaaagtcttaattagctgggtgtagtggcatgtacctgtggtacCAGTTACACACAGGAggccaaaacaacaacaacaataacaacaacaacaacaacaacaacaacaacaaacccagtAAACCAATCAACCAAAcgaacaaaaacccaaaaaacaaagaccaaacaaaacaaaaaaacaaacaaaaaacccctgcTTTTATTGGGTATTTTATCACACTCAAAGATTTAAATGCAGGTTATATATTTGACAGAATATATAGTTCTCAAAATCAGTCTCACCTCCTAATATTCTTCGAAGTTTCATTACCTGAATGTgttctaattttcaaaataaaaatccagattaacacctttctttaaaacaactttttctttAATGGCTTAACTTCACCCAGTTTTACCTGCTAAAcaataaagggaaaaatcaaaGAATGAATAGTCTTCTAGGGGTGACAGTTGGTGTTTTAGCACCTGCCTTtatacctgggaggcagagatcacAGGTGGTTACATCTCTGTTTGTTCATTTAGTGGACCAGATCCTGTCTTGCTTTTGTCTTTCACTTTTTCCAAAAGGTAAGTTAGCAAGCCTTCTCCATTGTAAGAGAGACCAAATTGAAAATTTGGTCACAACTTTACTACCTAAGAAAAACAACGTTGCTATGCTTCCTGGAGGAGTGATAGAAAATGCATTTTCCTAGAATTAGAAAAGGTTTATTATTTGTCCAGTATTTTAAGAGAAACAAAGGGGTCTCTCTCTCAGGTATTTAGCGTCTATTCTTAACAGTTTTCGATCTCAATCTAGTCCCTTTTGGAATTTATTGTTGCCCTAattggagtatttttttttttcttttagtgggaGAATAAATAagagcatttatttttatctgtttttttttttttttttactttgctcTATGGTATCACAGTAGAAAAGTTCAAGTGTAAACAAAAAGCTTTTGATATGTCTAAATGAAGTTTTTCTTAACAGAGGGAATATTAGGCTACATCTTCTGGGATTTAGCAAATGGAATCTGGTAGTAGAAGTCAAAATAATGACCCGAAAATCCTgtgatttatttcttaaaaaatgcttttgtatCCAATATATCATTTGATCTACAGCCTCGTTAGCACAGCATGAAAAGGTAGAATTTTCCAAAAGTATACCTGTTTCCATCTGTTGTCTCAACCACCTGTCTCAATTACCGTTTCTACTGAGATTTTTTGTTCATGTTTACCCTTTATTTTCAATTATGTGCGAAAATCAGAGTACTCTCTTATGTCATACAAactttaatatcatttttttcctttattccttcaGTGGAACCTTAAGTATTGGCATTCCTCAAGATTCAGTTCTTTATcctctttccttttattattaacCATGCAAGCCCTTCCTTGGAGATCTTACTTACTTGCAGGGTCTCCTTCAATTGACACTTTcacaaatgacttttttttcttgagacgcagtcttgctcggttgccaggctggagtgcagcggcgcgatctcggctcactgaaacttccgcctcccgtgttcaagcaattgtcttgcctcagcctcccaagtagctgggattacaggcgcacgccaccacgcccaactagtttttgtattttagtagagacggggtttcaccacgttggccaggatggtctctatctccagacctcgcgatccgccggcctcggcctcccaaagtgctgggattacagaagtgagctaccgcgcctggccacaaacGACTTCTATGTGAATGTCTCCAGTACTGATCTCTCTCCTCAGAACTTACTTGATGAATTTTTAGATTCACATTTCTAAATTTCTTGTAGGAAGCCATAAATTAGTGTCTTTCAACTAAAGGACATTAAAAGAAGACTAGGGTCAGGTTTAGAGACAGACAAGTTCGTGTGTATGAGTTAATGTTTGCATATACTGCAAAGATAAACCAAATTAATTTTCGATTTTCGTTTCTTTATATTAATCAACTTTTTCTATACGTTAAACTTGGTCCTTGTTTTTAGGTCATATAAGTACAGAAACCCAAGATAGCTTATCATCAGGCTGATAACATGTGCTTTACATTTTTCAGTCTTCCAAACATTTCATAatatgttatcttgaatttcaatAGCACACTTGTATAAATGTTCAACAACTTATagaaaatatgcatttctaaaattcaaatcaGTTTCCTTAATCGATTTGTCATTATGCTTTAAAATCATTCTTGGATGATGAGTTGGATGACCGAAAAGAATCCCGCACAGTTTCCGAAAGGCTTGTGACGGTAGGTTAGGCTGGACTTTCAACATAAGGGAATATTTACCAAATAAAAGgccattgatttttgtattagaCAAAGACATCTGGAAATTGCTAGATGGGTTTAGGGATTCTAGTCACTCTAAGAAGAATATAGAGGTAAGCCACATCTGACTCATGGGCATATTCCAAGTTATCATTTTCCTTCCTACATCCTTACAAGGTTCAAGGAGAATCTGTCAATGGCTCTGAAGCCAGGCTCAGGAGGTGCACTGGTATTCCGCGAATGGGACACTTTGCTTCATTCCTTCAGTATAAGCTCCCCTGCAAGCTTTGTGCAGAGAGGCGGGAAAAGGGGCTATCATCCCCTTAAATGAATAGCCGAGTTAGTGAGTATATAAGATCTATTTTGCTTGTTATTCATTAATGGGGAAGCAAACATAGGTAAAATCACATAATGGTGGAGATTACCCCGTATGAAACAAACTGACCACAGTCACTATGACACCTCCAGCTGGTGACTAGCCTGACCAACCTCCCCGGCTCCGCGCGCCCAGTGGGGGCCCGGGCCGGAAAAGCGCGGCAGGGGGCGTGGCCCCGAGGAGGTGGAGACAAGATGGCCGCCCAGAGCGCTTGGAGGACCTAAGAGGCGGTGGCCGGGGCCACGCCCCGGGCAGGAGGGCCGCTCTGTGCGCTCCCGCTCTATGATGCTTGCGCGCGTTCCCCGCGCGCCGCGCTGCGGGCGGGGCGGGTCTCCGGGATTCCAAGGGCTCGGTTACGGAAGAAGCGCAGCGCcggctggggagggggctggaTGCGCGCGCACCCGGGGGGAGGCCGCTGCTGCCCggagcaggaggagggggagagcgCGGCGGGCGGCAGCGGCGCTGGCGGCGACTCCGCCATAGAGCAGGGGGGCCAGGGCAGCGCGCTCGCCCCGTCCCCGGTGAGCGGCGTGCGCAGGGAAGGCGCTCGGGGCGGCGGCCGTGGCCGGGGGCGGTGGAAGCAGGCGGGCCGGGGCGGCGGCGTCTGTGGCCgtggccggggccggggccgtgGCCGGGgacggggccggggccggggccggggccgcggCCGTCCCCCGAGTGGCGGCAGCGGCCTTGGCGGCGacggcggcggctgcggcggcggcggcggcagcggtgGCGGCGGCGCCCCCCGGCGGGAGCCGGTCCCTTTCCCGTCGGGGAGCGCGGGGCCGGGGCCCAGGGGACCCCGGGCCACGGAGAGCGGGAAGAGGATGGACTGCCCGGCCCTCCCCCCCGGATGGAAGAAGGAGGAAGTGATCCGAAAATCTGGGCTAAGTGCTGGCAAGAGCGATGTCTACTACTTCAGGTATCTCcctggggggagggggtggcGGGGTCAGGGGTCAAGAGCGGGCTTGGACAGGGTATGCCAGGATGAGAGCTGGGGCCCTGGGGGCATCTGGCAAGGACAAGCTGGTTTGGTGGTGGAAGGTGGCGGAACTCTTGGGTGAGAGTTGACCCCAGTGCGGTGGGAGGCAGTGTCAAAAGGTGAGGGCCCGCAGGAGTGAGTCTTATGTGGAAGGCGTCAGGGAATATGGTTGGCGAAGAAAGGGTTACCCTGGCAGGGATGGTTAGTCCACTGAAGGGTTAAAAGGAGGTGTAATTCATCGAAACTATAAAACCCAGTCACTGTTGGCTCCTGTCCCAGCCTGTCCCAGATTCATCATCACAAGTGTTTAATCATGCACATGTGGAAGAATTAGCTATCTCCAGTAACAAGGTTTCATTTACTTCATCCAAGAAAGTTTTGTATAAAGCAGCTATTTGGAATGCCTGAAGTTGTTTTGGAACTTCCTTGGTTTTGCAGAATATACTCTTTTGAAACTGACACACTGTACTAAGTTTTTAGATTCCTAGACCAAAATTTGCTCCCCAGGGAACATTtgtcaatgtctggagacattttcggTTCTCACACCTGGGGAGGGTGTgatactggcatctagtgggtagaggccagagatgctgctacaTATTCGATAATACGAAGAagctcccacaacaaagaatgatctggcccaaaatgtcaccTGTGCTGAGGTTGAGACATCCTGTTTTACATGATTCAAGGTTTTTCACCTTAATGTGATCTTGCACTGCCGTGGTCATGCCGCTCATGTCTTTAGTTTGTGTGACCCAGTAAGCTCAAGAAAGTGCCTATGGCAGTTGACATCCGTGGACTTAATACACATTTACTAAATTTTGTAATAAGCCATCCTATTGATAGAAGATAATATAAACTTGTATTCAGTAGTTTGGAGATACGTGTTTGTGGAGTGATTGAAGCATTTTTCAGTGAATGTATATGGCTATTGGAGACAATTGTCATTTAGCTATTGTAATAATGTTATGAAGGATTTCCTGTCCTCTACAAGAAGTTCTGGGAAAATGTGTCTGTACACATACCATGCTTATGAACTGAAAATACTTTTAACTAGATTGAAAAGGTTAAAGAAATGTACATacgcatgtatacacacatacgcacacacaagAATGTGATCACTGCTTGTGCAGCATGTAAATACGAACACATTCCTGATGGTTGCTATATATGGATGAGTAGTTGTAGTGAGTTCACTTCAcctcagctaaaaaacaaaataagagtgATGTTTCATTAGAACTTAGTTTTCCACTTGATCTGGACCCTCATCTTGAAACCTCATATGATAAAATGGAggacttattttaaatatatgaaggtGATAttcgcctgtggtcccagttactcacgggactgaggcgagagaatctcttgagtccccgagttcg
The DNA window shown above is from Rhinopithecus roxellana isolate Shanxi Qingling chromosome 21, ASM756505v1, whole genome shotgun sequence and carries:
- the MBD2 gene encoding methyl-CpG-binding domain protein 2 isoform X2, coding for MRAHPGGGRCCPEQEEGESAAGGSGAGGDSAIEQGGQGSALAPSPVSGVRREGARGGGRGRGRWKQAGRGGGVCGRGRGRGRGRGRGRGRGRGRGRPPSGGSGLGGDGGGCGGGGGSGGGGAPRREPVPFPSGSAGPGPRGPRATESGKRMDCPALPPGWKKEEVIRKSGLSAGKSDVYYFSPSGKKFRSKPQLARYLGNTVDLSSFDFRTGKMMPSKLQKNKQRLRNDPLNQNKLRWNAHRPAPWHALSRLCLLMRCLLCLECAYPFPLHLANSYSSKTQLHCLHLWEACPAYSRQNQSFPP